The Prinia subflava isolate CZ2003 ecotype Zambia chromosome 5, Cam_Psub_1.2, whole genome shotgun sequence genome window below encodes:
- the THBS1 gene encoding thrombospondin-1 has product MRPATALCLLLLVLGGAETKRSAESRNDDNSVFDLFELIGFMRKGAGRRAPGVYLVKGPESSSPAYRIEDASRIPAVPDSKFQDLLDAIHAEKGFILLATLRQAKKSRGTLLSVEQKDGSGHVFSLVSNGKAGSLDLSLSVDGKQQLVSVEDVLLATGHWKNITLFVQEDRAQLYVGCEKMENAELDMPIQNIFTRDLASSARLRIAKGGVNDNFQGLLQNVRFVFGTTLETILRNKGCSSSTSAIITLDNPINGSSPAIRTNYIGHKTKDIQAVCGFSCDELTNMFVELKGLRSMVTTLQDRVRKVTEENEIIAKVVQITPGACIHNGVLHKNKEEWTIDSCTECTCQNSATICRKVSCPLMPCSNATVPDGECCPRCWPSDYADDGWSPWSEWTSCSVTCGNGIQQRGRSCDSLNNRCEGSSVQTRTCHLQECDKRFKQDGGWSHWSPWSSCSVTCGTGIITRIRLCNSPVPQLNGKPCEGEARENKACQKDPCPINGNWGPWSPWDACTVTCGGGLQKRSRLCNNPEPQYGGKTCVGEARGTQVCNKQDCPIDGCLSNPCFAGATCTSAPDGSWKCGACPAGYHGDGIHCQDIDECKEVPDACFAFNGVHRCENTEPGYNCLPCPPRFTGTQPFGRSVEDAMTNKQVCKPRNPCTDGTHDCNKNAKCNYLGHFSDPMYRCECKPGYAGNGIICGEDTDLDGWPNENLVCVANATYHCKKDNCPNLPNSGQEDYDKDGIGDACDSDDDDDGIPDDRDNCPFIYNPQQYDYDRDDVGDRCDNCPYNHNPDQTDTDNNGEGDACAIDIDGDGVLNERDNCQYVYNVDQRDTDLDGVGDQCDNCPLEHNPDQEDTDSDRIGDQCDNNQDIDEDGHQNNLDNCPYVPNANQADHDKDGKGDACDHDDDNDGIPDDKDNCRLVANPDQADSDGDGRGDACKDDFDQDSVPDIDDICPENVEISETDFRKFQMIPLDPKGTSQNDPNWVVRHQGKELVQTVNCDPGLAVGFDEFNAVDFSGTFFINTERDDDYAGFVFGYQSSSRFYVVMWKQITQSYWDSTPTKAQGYSGLSIKVVNSTTGPGEHLRNALWHTGNTPGQVRTLWHDPRHIGWKDFTAYRWRLSHRPKTGYIRVVMYEGKKIMADSGPIYDKTYAGGRLGLFVFSQEMVFFSDLKYECRDS; this is encoded by the exons ATGAGGCCAGCGACTGCTCTCTGCCTCCTTCTCCTCGTGCTCGGCGGCGCAGAGACCAAGCGCTCTGCAG AGTCCAGGAATGATGATAACAGTGTCTTCGATCTCTTTGAACTCATTGGCTTCATGCGGAAGGGAGCCGGGCGTCGGGCCCCCGGGGTGTACCTGGTGAAGGGACCAGAGTCCTCCAGCCCTGCTTACCGCATTGAAGATGCCAGTCGCATCCCCGCTGTCCCTGACTCGAAGTTCCAAGACTTATTAGATGCCATCCATGCTGAGAAGGGCTTCATTCTCCTGGCCACTCTCCGGCAAGCCAAGAAAAGCAGAGGCACACTGCTCTCCGTGGAACAGAAAGATGGCTCTGGTCATGTCTTCAGTCTCGTATCAAATGGCAAGGCAGGCTCCCTGGACCTGAGCCTTTCTGTTGATGGCAAGCAGCAGTTAGTGTCAGTAGAGGATGTCTTGCTAGCTACAGGACATTGGAAGAATATCACCCTGTTTGTTCAGGAGGACCGAGCTCAGCTCTATGTGGGGTGTGAGAAAATGGAGAACGCTGAACTGGACATGCCCATCCAGAACATCTTCACTAGGGATctggccagcagtgccaggctccGTATTGCCAAAGGGGGAGTCAATGACAACTTCCAG GGTCTGCTGCAGAATGTGCGGTTTGTGTTTGGAACAACTCTGGAAACTATCCTGCGGAACaaaggctgctccagct cCACTAGTGCAATCATTACTTTGGACAACCCCATCAATGGTTCCAGCCCAGCTATCCGCACTAATTACATTGGCCATAAAACAAAGGACATCCAAGCAGTCTGTGGATTTTCCTGTGATGAGCTGACAAATATGTTTGTGGAACTGAAAGGGCTACGGTCCATGGTTACAACACTTCAAGACAGAGTTCGCAAAGTG actgaagaaaatgaaatcattgCCAAAGTAGTCCAGATCACTCCTGGAGCGTGCATTCATAATGGAGTCTTGcacaaaaataaagaggagTGGACTATTGACAGCTGCACTGAATGTACTTGCCAG AACTCTGCCACTATATGCCGGAAAGTGTCCTGTCCTCTCATGCCTTGTTCCAATGCCACCGTGCCTGATGGGGAGTGCTGCCCTCGGTGCTGGC CTAGCGACTACGCAGATGATGGATGGTCTCCTTGGTCCGAATGGACCTCGTGTTCTGTGACCTGTGGTAATGGGATTCAGCAGAGAGGCCGTTCCTGTGACAGTCTCAATAACCGCTGTGAAGGCTCCTCTGTGCAGACTCGGACTTGCCACCTTCAGGAGTGCGATAAGAGAT TTAAACAGGATGGTGGCTGGAGTCACTGGTCGCCATGGTCATCGTGTTCTGTCACTTGTGGCACGGGCATCATCACTAGAATTCGTCTTTGCAACTCTCCAGTACCACAGCTGAATGGCAAACCTTGTGAGGGTgaagcaagagaaaacaaagcctGCCAGAAAGATCCTTGCCCAA TTAATGGCAACTGGGGACCATGGTCTCCATGGGATGCGTGCACAGTGACATGTGGAGGAGGACTTCAGAAGCGAAGCCGTCTCTGCAATAATCCCGAGCCTCAGTATGGTGGGAAGACTTGTGTAGGTGAAGCTAGAGGGACTCAGGTCTGCAACAAACAAGACTGTCCAATTG ATGGGTGTTTGTCTAATCCCTGCTTTGCGGGGGCTACGTGCACCAGTGCCCCTGATGGTTCCTGGAAGTGTGGAGCCTGTCCTGCTGGCTACCATGGTGATGGTATTCACTGCCAAGATATTGATGAG TGCAAAGAGGTTCCTGATGCCTGCTTTGCCTTCAACGGAGTGCACAGGTGTGAGAATACTGAACCTGGCTACAACTGTCTGCCTTGTCCACCACGTTTCACTGGAACACAGCCATTTGGCCGCAGTGTGGAGGATGCCATGACTAACAAACAG GTCTGCAAGCCACGTAATCCATGCACAGATGGAACACATGACTGCAACAAGAATGCCAAATGCAATTACCTTGGCCACTTTAGTGACCCCATGTATCGCTGTGAATGTAAACCAGGCTATGCTGGCAATGGCATAATCTGTGGAGAAGATACTGACTTGGATGGATGGCCAAATGAGAACCTGGTTTGTGTTGCCAATGCCACTTACCACTGTAAAAAA GATAACTGCCCTAATCTGCCTAACTCAGGGCAGGAAGACTATGATAAGGATGGGATTGGTGATGCCTGTgacagtgatgatgatgatgatggcaTTCCTGATGACCGG GACAACTGTCCATTCATCTACAACCCACAGCAGTATGACTACGACAGGGATGATGTTGGTGACCGCTGTGACAACTGTCCCTACAATCACAACCCTGATCAAACTGATACTGACAACAATGGAGAGGGAGATGCATGTGCAATAGATATTGATGGAGATG GGGTGCTCAATGAAAGGGACAACTGCCAGTATGTCTACAATGTAGACCAGAGGGATACAGACTTGGATGGTGTTGGGGATCAGTGTGATAACTGTCCACTGGAACACAACCCTGACCAG GAAGACACTGATTCTGATCGCATAGGTGATCAGTGTGACAACAACCAGGACATAGATGAAGATGGCCATCAAAATAATCTTGATAACTGCCCCTATGTGCCCAATGCCAATCAAGCTGACCACGACAAGGATGGAAAAGGTGATGCCTGTGACCATGATGATGACAACGATGGTATCCCTGATGACAAAGATAACTGCAGATTGGTTGCCAACCCAGATCAAGCTGATTCTGATG GTGATGGACGTGGAGATGCTTGCAAAGATGACTTTGACCAAGACAGTGTGCCAGACATTGATGATATCTGCCCTGAAAATGTGGAAATTAGTGAGACTGATTTCCGAAAATTTCAGATGATTCCCCTGGATCCCAAAGGAACATCCCAAAATGATCCCAACTGGGTTGTTCGTCACCAGGGTAAAGAGCTGGTTCAGACAGTCAACTGTGATCCTGGCCTTGCAGTCG GTTTTGATGAATTCAATGCTGTGGACTTCAGCGGTACCTTCTTTATCAACACAGAAAGGGATGATGATTATGCTGGCTTTGTGTTTGGCTACCAGTCTAGCAGTCGTTTCTACGTGGTCATGTGGAAGCAGATCACCCAGTCTTACTGGGACTCCACACCAACCAAAGCTCAAGGCTATTCAGGTCTCTCCATCAAAGTTGTGAATTCCACCACTGGTCCAGGAGAACACCTCCGAAATGCTCTGTGGCACACAGGAAACACTCCTGGCCAG GTGAGAACTTTGTGGCATGATCCTCGTCACATAGGCTGGAAAGACTTCACTGCATACAGATGGCGACTTAGCCATAGACCAAAGACTGGCTACATCAG GGTTGTAATGTatgaagggaagaaaatcaTGGCAGACTCAGGACCAATCTACGATAAAACCTATGCTGGTGGTCGGCTAGGATTATTTGTCTTCTCTCAAGAAATGGTGTTCTTCTCAGACCTTAAATATGAATGCAGAG aTTCATAA